AGAAAGACACTATACAATCATTAGAAAGGTTTTATTACAAAATTACTTCAGTATCTACAAACAAGTAAAAGGCTTAAAACTACACCTctatttccagaaataaaaatttagtAGAGGCTgaaaaaattagcattttatCTAGGCAGATAGCCCTTAATGAGTTGTTTAATACTAAAGGAGTCTCCATAAGGTTTCCTTAAGTGCTACACACATTTGTCTTCGTTCTATGTTCTGCATATAGAACTTTTGAGATTATACTTATCCAGAAAGCCCATATTTGCAAGTGCTATTACAGACATTCATTTACAGCACCCACATGCATCAGATGCTTTTAAGACAGACACAGCTTCAGCTACTGCAGCTTGAAGCTGCAATGTTACAGATCTACAGTCTATCACAAGATCATAAATCACATCCAAACATTACTGAGTGCAAAGAGGTACTGTATTTACTTAATAACAATCTAGGCATATTTTGTGACCTCATATTCAATACAAGGTCAAAGTATTCAAGTATATTATGGCAGTGAAAGCAGTTTTTTCACACCTGTATTTTCTAGagaaagatatttcagttttggtATCCATTTCATTCACTGAGTGAGTGAAAATATTCCTGAACTGGTGACCTTTGGTGATTGCAGCTTATTCACTGTGGTAAGAGTTGCCTCAGTGCAGTATTTAAGTCAATATGCTCAGTAATTATCACCATTACTTCTAAACTTCCTATTAGAAATAAGTGAACAGAATActactttattttccattgaaaaaaTCTACCCCCAAGAAGCTTTCAGAACACAAAAGGTAGATCTAGCTTTCTCTCACATGCTATTCATATATCGCATTTGCTATTCATAGTAGACTGTAGAGTAGATTTCTTCCCAACAAATACAAATCTGCTTTGGAATAATGTCACATCACTGAGCAGGATGCTTTAAATACTGTACTTGCAACTTTCTTCCAATCATCATATACAGTTAAGATAATGATGCTAGTTAGTCAATAATTCAAGTAACATTATACAGCCCTGATGAACCTTGACTGTCCAGATGAGAAACTTCCATTACTTTAAGTAAATTCCATTACTTCACTTatgaggaggggaaaaaaaaaaaatccacatagGGAAGAAAGGTAGAAGCTTACTAAGAATGGACTATTTCCTCGACAGCTCTCTCCCACTGGCACTCCTCTTGTGGCAATTCCCCTATGGCATTTCATAAAAGTTATCAGTGCAGTTGATGTTTTCAGTCTCATTTCCTAAGATCCTTCCACTACAAAGAACAGTTCTTAGAACATTCTACTCCCAACACCACTCTTCCTGAAAACCCAATAGTCTGTCAGTGCTCATCACAGCTCACAAGGTGTCAAATCCCCATACACCTTTAGACAATGTGGTCCAATACATAGTTGACAAAGATGGTAGTAGACAGATTTTGGTTTAGTGCACTGAACCTGCTGGTTATCTAACAGACTGACAAAAAAGAATCACGggataacattttaaatatgctgTTTCCCATGTCATGCTCACATAACACACCATCACCAAAACCTTTCATTTCAACTTGCACATCTGACTTCAGTTCCTGGAAAAACCTAACTTACTTGGCACATACTTTCCTGAGCACTGAGATATAGGCTAGATGTAAGCCAGCCTCATGGCTGTTAATACCAAGCTGCTTCATTAAAATCTCTTAGTTACCTTATGCACAGGAGCCTTACTTCACTGGCTTTTCCATTAACAGCTTGATAAAACACAAAATGGAGTGCAACTCAGAGCAAGACATTACTTAAGAATGATTACTAGAATATATAAGGTTGCTTCTTTTGTTAAGACATGACTTCCTTATGTGTGGAAAACACtgtctccctccctccttcctggTCAGGGTCTATTAGGATGATGCTTATAACACGGCAGTCTGACAGCCAAGAGAAAGGATATCTTCCAGATGTTCTAAATGCAGCTTTTAAGTACAGGTACGTCTATTGACCTGAGGAGTTCTGCAAGATGAGCTgctgatatatatttttctcctagaaTAGGTACCAGCTTAACTGATATATTTATCAGTATCAAAATTCAAGCATTAGACAGGACTTAAATTGCACACCTCTCTACCACATAAAGTCTTTGATCACAACAAAAATAGCCTGAGTTTCCTCTATACACATATCTCTTCTTTAAAGACATAtatgcatttctattttcctcAGCTTGAAGTTCACAGCAAGATTTTACATTTAATGTATACAGACTAGGCTATAACATCTTtagcttcttcctcttcttccagtcCTGCAGCGGAAGAACTTGCTTGTTTGGAAGTAGATGAGTACTTCCAAACACTAGTCTCTGATAAGCCAGCTTGATCCCCTTGGATGCCTTTAGTATCCACTTCCCTTCAGAGAGTTGCAGTCTGCCTTGGGCCTTTGCTTGGGATGCACCAGTCACCTGCCTCTGAAGTTGTTTGGTAATGTTTGGAAGCAGATTTGTTAAAAACTGGAAGTTTTTCCACTGATTCTGTTGATAGGGcctaaaaagaaatagaaattacaCTGAGAAAATTCATGCAGTATACATCAAGGAATAATAAAGCGACACCACAAAGTAAATttacacaaacatttctgtaataGCTGCAACCGTTAACTTGCTCTTGTACCTAAGTTCACAACCTAAACTTTGCAGGACAAATGCAGTAACACCAGGTCATGTTTATGCATTTGTACAGGCTTTAGAAGGTATTCTGTTACCTGTTTTCAAAATAACCCTGAAAGCActaaaagaaatacacagaactACAGAGAAACTTCAAAATGTGATCCTTCCCTACCTACATATTCTGCAGCAAAGGGCTTATGCAGACTCTTTCATGATTAGTTTACATAGACTTTCTtgtcagagcaaagaaagaacagtaagGGAAACAATATCTGCAACTCACATctaatttctgtcatttcacTTTGTCTTCATACTTTCTATTCTATAAACTAGGAGACATCAAATCTACCCAAGAGAACAACCTCTGAATTTGATTTCAGGCTCTCATCAGTATTTACTCAAGATACAGCTAAGTATCTtgaacatcaacaaaaaaacagctcaTTTAAACATACTGgcatttctttagaaatagtTTTTCTATTCATCAGAGAATTCATTCACCTATAGCATGATGTTGAAGTAGTCACTTTACTGCATTAACGATTATTACTAATGTTTATTTAGTTTTATGCAATCAAAATACATACCTTCAAGTAGATAATAGCATCTGTTCCATAACCACAGATAGAGTAAAGATTTAAGTCTCCTTGGAAGTATTTGGCATATAGACGGGAAATTGGCAAGCCATATCCAAAGCCAGCCTAAAAAGTACAGTACAAAATGAACTGTGTTAGCTCTTAAGACTGAGAAATTAATAGCCAGAAAATTTCCGGAGACCCTAGACTTTGAAAGTCCTTTGCACTTTGGACTTCTAAGATCTCTTTCCTAAGACCActtagaaaagacctctaaacAGTTTCATATGGAAATTGACTGTTTAAAAAGAATCTCCATTGAGAAGATGTAGATACACCCAAGTCTTACTTTCACACATTACACATCTGCTTTTTCCTTGTCCAGTTTTCACACTAGTACAGCTTGATTAGTGTTAGGTATCTACTAGTACAAAACTTAACTTATCCCATTTTGCTTGCCTTTGTAAAGACAGCACTTCCAGTAAGTTTGATGACAATGAGAATGAAGATCAAGTAAATTATCATAattggagaagaagaaaaaccataTTAGGTTAGAACATCCATCTCTGTTTATACCTTTGAAGGCACATTCATTGAGCTAGctattaaatttatttcatagaatgTTAATTCTTATCTATGAGGCTCAATCTTTGCAGACCCTACAAAGCAATAAGGTAGActgttcattatttattattaaccTGCCCAATACTTATAGCAACTTGAGCATTGAAATCATCTTACCAGAGGAGTTTGTCTACCATCATCCATAGTTGGCCGTGGTGCTGTGGAATACATGTAGCTAAACAGCTGCTCAATTTTCCTTACTGGAACACCACCTCCTCTGTCAGAGATctgatttaaaggaaaataaagttaacTTGGATCATTGTCACAGAACTTGTGGCAAATTCTAATGGAACTTGCCACAGCACATGCAATCATAAGGATTACGTTAAGGCCATATAGTAGATGGCCAAGGAGATACCTTAATGGCCAGGTCTTCTTGTCCTAGAACAACTGTTACTTCAACTGGAGAGAGGGAAGGACTGTTTTCTTGAAATTCAACTGTTGCCCTCATTGAATTCTACGGAAATAAAGGTTGCCATTATCAGTGTTGAATctatgcattaaaataaaattattttaatattcctaTTACCTCACGGAAGTTAAGCACAGTTATCACCAATTACTACCACTGCCTTGCTTTAAGAAACACTTTGCAACTTACATTACATATGAAGAGCAGGAGCTTTCACACTTAAAATACCTCTCCACATTTAGAAagattacttctttttttttgaaagatgaGTTTTTGCCAACATCTAGCCAGGCAAATCTAAGTTAAATAAACTCACACCCTTTGAAGTCAGTATGCGTCTAGGGGAAAAACTGAGTTCAGTAGTCATTATAAACAGCCAGAACCCAGCACCCCATGTTGACAGGACACTAGTCCAGCACTATTTACTACTTCAAAATGCACTACTTAACACATAGCAGAACTGCTCTGTGGCTGTCACAACCCCATGTACCACTTACTCCCTCTACCATACCCTGTCCCCGTTGCTACCACTATGTGAAAGCATCCAAATATTTTcctagaaaatatttcttttctcacatAGTAAGATAATAAGTTTTTATAAATCCCACTGTCCCATGCAAAAACTCCATTCAAATATAGCTATAGAACAATACTGAAGCTCCTGCTCAGAAGACTGAAGGAAGCAACAACACATACTGACATACCTTAAAGAGCTCAAAGAGCATGTGAAAAAGATGAGATGGAACATAGACAATGTTAATTGGCTCTCCCGGAAATTTACCtagaggaagagaaagacaaCCAAAACTTAGGATAGTTCTGTTTGTCTTTGGTACTGCACCCAAATTTTACATTAAGCAAGTTATGCGGTAAAAGAAAATGTCTAAATTTTGGACGTTTCCTCCCAACTGAACAATTTTGTTTAGGTAATAATCATCACCAgcttaataattattaattccATTCCACATGGAAGGGATTTTAGAGGTTAGGACACCATTTAAGATCCCACATGCTGACAGCATAGACTAGAACCTGCATTTTTCAGTCAGTAGACAGACTCTTCCTACCCCAGATACACAGCTCCTCTCTGAGGACTTATGTTTAAGTACAGACTAGCTTTGTACTCAAATTTGTAAATATAATCTCAGGAAATCTCGTGTTTAAGATGCAGAGACACCTGACACAAAAGCTTATGTGAGGTGACAgtaacaaagcagagaagaaataccACAACACAAGTCAAATGGTATGAACTGTCATGGCTATAGTAATGAGCGTTTTTTGATTCATTAAAGGCATTGATTTGGCTACAATAACATATAAGACATAAGCCCTCTTCTTACCATTTACTTGATTAAGTTTCAGTTCTGGAGACGTTAAGTAGTACTGGTCACACAGCATCTTGGAACtttgaaaagcatctgaaatatttaagtaaaGTATGTGAAATGGAGCATTGCATGCTGCAGAGCATTCTAATGCATGGCAACGTACAACTTCTAACTGTGATAGCTGCTAAGGTGATACAGACTATAAGTCTTTGCTTTACAGGGCATGATAATGCTGCATCCACTGCGTGCACTGAAACTGAGACTAAACAGGATGTTACAGCAGCACAGGCAAATTTTTCAGTACAATTTGGTGATTCTGTAAAACAGATGTATCTGGAGTATTATATAAGGTTAGGTAGTGTTGATTTCAACACTACAGATGATTTTAACTCACTCCTACCATATCTGACAATTGCTAGGCCTGCTACTTTTTTAACCGGTactttatatattatatactaCAAAAGCTGATGTTTCAACAGACTGTTTTCAACTGTTTCAACAAGAAATTCAACGTCTTACACTTCATACACTGCCTACCCAAACTACCTGCAGCCAAATGCTGATCACGTTAATGGCATCAGAACACTTACCATTCACTACTTCAACGACATCACAGCAAGGATCAATACTCCCAATGTGCCTCGGGTGACCTGATCCGGATTTATCATCAAAAAGAAGGGCTGTTTtggatgaaaacaaatactgtacTTAATTACACTTGCCATACTATAATACAATGTTATATTGAGTATAATCACAGCAGACAATCATATGAGTACTGTTTATGCCTTTTTAGATTTAAAAAGGCAATCTACTGGCAGCAGACTTGTGTGCAGTTCAAAATATAAGGGCTTCTCAAATGCAAAAGAATTGCCTCATCTTCCAAATGAGACTTTACTTTCTAGACTACAGACTAGTTGTAAGCTCCCCCATTACTTTAAGTCACACAGTCTAACTTCTCAGTGTCTCACAAAGCCATCTGAAACAGATCTCTCTGACAGTTCTGAGCTGTGCTTACATTCAGTTGTTTTTCATGTGGCTGAAGACAGAAGTTGGAACTAGAGGATCCTTAAGGTCCCTCCCAAGCCAAACTGTTGCACGGTTCTATGAAGACTTTCCACAGATAAGATTTCCTACTTACTGTGTTGGTTCATCAGCATCCGGGTGGAAATGCGGCTCATGTAAAAACGATCCAAAAAGTACTGAATGTTTTGATTGGTGACAGGATCTACTTTAAACGTATCTTTGTATTCAATTACTCCTTGTGCCATTGTAGGGATTACGTCATGATGTCTGTTCCGAACTCTAATTAATGTATCTATAAAACTAGATTAAAAAGTTGTATTAGAACATCACTCTAAGACTACATGGAAGCAAGTATAAAGTTAATATCTAATTAAGCAGAACAGATAACTGAAAGAGTCTTAATATGAGAAGCATTGCTTAACTTAATCAGAAATACTACCAGCTtgctctgtgcccagcactTCATACTAGATTATCAACTTCAGCTCAGGACAATGGTCATTCCAAAGTGACTACATTGTGGAAAATCAAGTGCATGTTCAAGAGGTcaatgaaataaactgaaagctTACTCAGATAAGACTTTTTGGTCATTTGGGTTCTTCTGATGGAACTCAACCAGCTCCATTAGACTTTGGATGTACCTattgaaaacacaaaagaaacatgCTATCAGTTGATTTTTATTAGTAGAAACAAGATTATCAATGTCTAGTTCAAGTCATAAATCTTAACAAAGCTCCACCTAAGTACAGGAACACAGATGGTCACTTCTGCCTGAATCCTAGAAGTCACACAAGCCTTCTTGTGCTTACTACACGCAGAACAGTATTTAAAACACCACTGTAGTAACATCGACTTCTCTTACAATTCAAGATGTTAAGAAAGGCAGTTTGAAAGAAGATCAACATTAGGAAAGCACCTGAGCAAAAATGTTTCTAGGTCTGATCAGCTTTGACACAAGCTAAGTACTTGAGCCTCTTTGCTAATGACATCTGACAGCCTTGACGCAAATTGCAAAAGCACTACTGTAGTTTACTAGATTAAGAACAGTTTCTGGATCTTACTCTAACACTTTTGCTCTTTATGCACGTGATGCAATTGTACCAGTAGAACAAGGTTAATTCTGATCCAATTACTGCCCACTAAAGAGGTGATGTTAATTGAATGATCAACACCTCACAGGTCGAGGCCATTTGCTATAGAATGGAAGCCTTACAGCTTATAATTCAGCTCTGATGAATTAACTGCATCCCCTGCTTATTTTGTTACTGCCTTCTATTACTCAAAAGCATCAACGACAACTAAGGTGTTGAATCAGTGTTATTTTGCAAGCTCAGTCCGGGTCATTTTCACTTACCAGCTTTTCACTAACTGCACGGATGGGGTGCTGAGCAGTTTATCAGGAAGGAGCTCAATTTCTCTCAGTATGTTCGCAAACCTCACAGGGAGTTCTTGTCgcaagaaagcaaaggaagtcCTTTCACACCCATTTGTCGAGCCTATAAAacaaatccaagaaaagcacgttggaaaactatttttctttggTACACAAGTTCAAACTGCCATCTTTCCAGACTGCAGTACTATAATGATTGCAATGAAGTATGTGATCAGCAGCCAGCTCTATGTGTGTACacatctgctgtgtttgtgtgacAGCAAGACACTTCCATACTTCTGCACTTCTTATTTTGACGGAGGGAAGCAGTGGTGACGCTGTAATCCTGCCGAAGCTCTCCAGCCTTTGTAAACACTTTGGTTCGACCGTGCCACGTgaacagcacagcccacagctgccAGCTTCGTAATCGGATCTGGGTACAGCCTGTTCGCTCCTTCAGAACAAACTTAATGACTCCTCCTTAATAACGTGCGCCGCAGAACGCGAAAACATCCATCAGCCGATTAACTACCGCCTCCCACACCCCATTAACAACCCCTAACAGAGTCGCAGCGCATCCCACCTCCCCTCAGCACGGCCAGCACCGCCGAGGGGGGACAGCCCCGGGTCACCCTCAGCTCGCCCCGAGCCCCCCCACACCACCCCCACAGCCCCGGGCTGACCGCCGCCCCTGTGCTCTCACCGAAGTCCAGCAGCTGCTTGATGGAGAGCGGGGACGGCGAGAAACGGGAGAACTGCTCCACCTCCCGCGGCAAGCGGCTGCTGCGGACGCTGCCGGACCCGGACCCGGTCAGGGGCACAGCGGTGCGCAAGGCGATGCGGGCGGCCTtcatggctgcagagctggcGGTCGGGGGATACTCGATCAGTCAGTTGTAGAGGCGCTGAGCACTAGCTGGGCTCTCTCTGCCCCTCTGCCTATGGGGGCACCTTCACGTGCCGCCTCTATTTACCCCCGCGGGGGGCGGTGCTCCGCAGgtccctccccgccccgccgaCGGAGTCCAGAGGCTCGTGACGGCAGCTGGCGGCCCCCCCTTGCACGCCCTGTCCCGTTCGCGGTGGCGTGTCGCCAGCCTCGTGGGGAAGTGACAGTACCACCGGGCCGCTCCGTGCCCTGGCGCAGCGCCGTGCCCGCTGACCTTGGTGACAGGGCAATGTCAGCCCCGTGCAGCCTCGCTGAGACCCGAGGGCTCAGCACTGGCTGCGGAGCTCGGGGACCGGCCGAGCCCCTGCCCCTGTCCCCTGCCTGGATGTTACCAAGGGCTAAACGCGGCCCTTGgtcccagctccagctgcactACCGGCCCTGAAGCACTCAGGTGCCCACCGTtagcaaaaaaggaaaacatggtAACATTTGCAGACTCTGCCTTGCAGTCAGCCCAGGGGTTGCTAGCATGGAATTATTAAAAGTCTGGGATCATTGAATTGCATAGGGAGCAAAATTCTAACTTAACCCCGTGATTCAGTGTTTGACGTGTAGGTCATCATCGTGACCAGGATTAATAGTGGCCAAATCTCTGCGGCCAGCTGCTTTGGTGACGCACTGGTCCCAAAGCTCCAATAGCCCGCACTTTTTCTAGAGCTGACCTGGAAACTAATGGACCAAACTGCTCTCTCACTGTTAGCCAATGTTCCACAGTCGCAGAGGGGCTGGGAAAAGTCTGTGCATCTCTTCAAAGAAGGGAGAACTTTGATCCCCAACCTGGTCGATATTTTACTAAGTTCAGGCTACAGCACTATAGGCAGTTTTAATAACACAACCTTCAGCAGAGGAGTTCCTGGCATCCCAAATCTTAACAGTGGGACCACGTAGCAATAAACATACACTTCTATATACATCTCCATACACAAATATACATACTCTTTCATGGGAAGGAAGATTTCCTAAAAAGAACTCCATAGACTTTACCATGCAGAGGAAAACACTTAGCTTCTCATTTTTTTGAACCTTTATCTCATTTTTGTCTTCCTAGTCATTATGTCTATTATCCCTGCTTTCTCTTCTACCtgttcttttattgttttattgctCCCCACGGGGTAATTACTCTGTTATTTTTCCATCAGATTGATCAAGTTTTTTTACCAGAATGACAGAATGTTGGCATATGAAAATGTGTAATGAGGCAAAATGAAGATATCTAATCATAACAAACATAACCTCGTtgatttttccagtgtttgCCAGAAGTTGAAAATTTGGGAAAGAACATTGGGGTTCTGCTTTTGACTGTTAAACTTCTTTTACCTGCAAGCTGTAGATGATTCATGGAAGGGAAAATAACCTACAATGTGGTTTCAGTTACAGAATGTGAGAGtggcagtttttgttttcttttatactcTTCCTGGAGCTACCAATGAAGGGGAAGCAGGATTTTCAAGGCTAACGCTTTGCAGTCAAATTTGAATCAAGAAAGTTCTGTGCACTCGGACGTTATTCTTGTTTATAAGGTCTCTGTTTCTGTTACTACTGAGACACTTCATTTTAATCTGCTGGTGAGCTGACTGTGGTTAATATAAACACCTTGAATTACCTCTGTAAGTAGGCTTATTACAGACCCTATTCTGAATAGAAAAATGCTTcctggaaataatttctgttgtttacttttttcaatacagaaacccttttttcccccttcttttccttttagtcAAATGCAGGAAATATAGGAAACATTGCCTACCAAACAGTGCAAGGCTCCCATCATTCAAACCTTGGGTGTTCCTCAAAACAACACAGACTTCTACAAAGATTTTATATACCAGCAGCTCTTCAACTAACAAAGTTCTATTATTCCGGAAGAAATGTGTCTCCTTTATCATGCAAATTTGCTTCTTATTCTTCATATGAGAGATGATGCAGCAGAGTGCATTCTGAGCAATATGATTTTACATTTGTGTGAACAGAATTGAAGTATTTGGGACACAGTTGTTAAGAATGTCCTGAATGCTGTCCAAGAAAGCTAACTTTTATGTGAAAAGGTAACACTGAATCAGGATTCATTATCAGCCAAACAGCATGTGAAGGCCAGGATGTGAAAGTTAAACCACTTGAAGTAACTTCCCAAGCTGTCCTAACTACAGTACTgccatttcctcctcctcttgaAGCCCCAGTGCACACAACAAGGTGCTGATGTTTagagaaaatggttttgatAGTGAAGAACAGTGTCAGGATCTGAACCGCAGCATTCATTTGATACAAtcttatttctgtcattttggtATTCTAATTATCCTCTTCTGAACTACCCTGAGATGTTTTGAAAAGGTAATGATAATGGTCTCAGTTGCTCAATCACAGCCATGTTTTGTTGGCTATCCTTAAGAAAATGGAGCTGAgttaacattttattattattattttgcacaGCATTGACATCCATAGCAGTCAAATGTTGGAAGCTCGGGTTCCTGTCCATTTGTCCCCTAAATGTCACCCATCACGGTTAGCTATCCCACTCCTCAGTGTTAGTAAATGCCACCCTGGGTGCCAAAGACACAGTGTGCTTTATTTAGGTCAGAGCAGTGCTCCCAGCTGGCCAGAATATATGACTGGAACTCGTGTTGCTGAGGTCTCATAGAAAGTGTCTTGGCTGATTTAGCCCTACCTGTTTATCTGTGGGGACACAAATGGAAGGCTGCCCTTCCCAACCCACCTACCAACAGCACTAGAGACCACACTGGGGTGAGACCTCTCTCCTGACCAGCCAGAATGAATGTGATGTCAACTGGCAGGGTTGTTGCACCCCAGCAGAATGAATGAAATGGCTGAATTTCCCCTATTCTTTGCACAGTGTGGAACAAAATTTCAGCAGGTACCTAAATCATCTGCCAGTTTGCAGGAAGTCTGTGAGAAATTATCTATTCAAATTAGGTTGAAATGGGTCAGTGGTTGGGAGGGATGGCTTGGCAAACAGGTGAACAGGCAATACTGAAGTTCTTTCTTTTAGGAAACCAGACTAACCTCCCCACACATCTTCTACTAGGGACAAAGCCAACCTCTGATTCAACATTTGTAAGTAAGCACAAACAATGACCTAGAATGAGCAGTGCGTCGGGCTGGAAATTAATAGTGCCACCAGGAAGTTCTGAACGTCAGTGGAAGGAACATCTGCTGACTGAAGGGCATGAGGTGTACTTGCCACACACAGTGAAACTTCCAGCAGCACCCAAGGGCCAAGCACCCACCCTGTGTGTGGGTCTGCATTTATGTGACCAGTTTGATACTTTAAACCAGgaacacatttgttttctaaatgtttaCTTGTTCctttgagtggaaaaaaaaggacagaaatagcCTTACGAACAAGGCTCATATCTTCCTGTTCTCATCTTTCTGTCACCCGCCGCTGCAGCCACAGGAGCTGCCGAGGGCTCCCAACGCGATCAAAATAGCAGAAGTAGGTGAAAGTTGGTGCTGCGGCACACAAacaggctgctggctgcccctGCCGCCCGCGTTCACTGAGGGAAAGGTCACGCTGCTCAGCGCTTGCGCTGTTCTCCCCGCCTGTTCATATCTTCCTGGAGTCAACAGTACAGTATCT
The window above is part of the Coturnix japonica isolate 7356 chromosome 2, Coturnix japonica 2.1, whole genome shotgun sequence genome. Proteins encoded here:
- the PDK4 gene encoding pyruvate dehydrogenase kinase, isozyme 4, whose product is MKAARIALRTAVPLTGSGSGSVRSSRLPREVEQFSRFSPSPLSIKQLLDFGSTNGCERTSFAFLRQELPVRFANILREIELLPDKLLSTPSVQLVKSWYIQSLMELVEFHQKNPNDQKVLSDFIDTLIRVRNRHHDVIPTMAQGVIEYKDTFKVDPVTNQNIQYFLDRFYMSRISTRMLMNQHTLLFDDKSGSGHPRHIGSIDPCCDVVEVVNDAFQSSKMLCDQYYLTSPELKLNQVNGKFPGEPINIVYVPSHLFHMLFELFKNSMRATVEFQENSPSLSPVEVTVVLGQEDLAIKISDRGGGVPVRKIEQLFSYMYSTAPRPTMDDGRQTPLAGFGYGLPISRLYAKYFQGDLNLYSICGYGTDAIIYLKALSTESVEKLPVFNKSASKHYQTTSEAGDWCIPSKGPRQTATL